The DNA window AGAAGGTGGTGTATGGAAGAAATTATGCGGAGGTAGAATCAAAAATACTAGGTGACTAATTGGATGTTTGGGAACTTGGGATGATGgaaagtgaggaattgaggatgatacTGGAATTGTGAACCTGAATGACTGCAATGAAAACTCGTGGTGCTCTTGATGAAAACAGAATCTTTAGGATAGTAGACATTTGTTAGGAAGGGTTTTTTTAGGTCACATCtatatttgtttctttgcagCTATCACCcatggcttcttccctattgcaATAAGCAGAAAGTCTAATCCCAGTTTaaaatgacagtccttcaaattaTTGTAAACAGCTATCACATTGCCCtaaagttttctcttctttgggctaAACATCCCACTTTCTTTCAACCAATTTGTATATGGGATAAATTTCAAGCCTTTCACCATTTTGGTTGCTCTCATCTGAACACCCTCCAATTTTATCATTAACCTTCATAAAATGTGGGAACCAGAAACTCCAGATGTGACTTGAAAATGATGGTGCATTACACAGAAGCCATTAATTCTTATTTCTTACTCTACGTCTCCCTTAATTCCATCTAAGTTTATATTAGGTTTCTTGGCTATCATATAATACTGATGGCTCAGAATAAACTTACAGGATGCTTCAACCCCCAGTTCTCTTTTGGATGAACTCTATTTCTGAGGAAgtctcttttttaataataaacattttaatttaatttaaattccaaattttatccctccttccttccctcccctcccccttcccagaggcataagcaatcagatataggttatatatgtgagaGTTGGCTTggcaccccctactggagagatgcTGTGGGgaggctctgccatgaggagaaagcatgtgatttagagaccttgtgactttagcatctggaagttacacaatagaaccacctgtgggactggtcaatcagagctaccagccaattagcttggagctgtgtgtgtatatggacagtcctgtttcctgttggagaggaggcttctgggaggaggaaggaagagttgCCTCCTATTGATTCCTGACCTTACTATGGCTGGTCAGAttctggggtctcttagaaatagatttttacctttctttctgatcattagatcctaatgctctttaataaatactttaaaaaatctaaactcttgctaaagcttttaatttatggcgaccacccattagatttttttttatttatcttttttccttttttttggtgaggcaattggggttaagtgacttgcccagggtcacacagctagtaagtgttaagtatctgagaccggatttgaactcaggtactcctgaatccagggccagtgctctatccactgtgccacctaactgcccccccacccattagatttttagacagtctagctagaattttagcaccatacagatagcaactttgcatacatatgcatttatgtaaaacattaccatattagtaattttttataagaaaacctgaataaaagaaaaaaaatgaaagaatgaaaaatagcatgcttcagtctgcattcaatcaatatcagttttttctttggaagtggatagtatgcttcattattagtcctttgtgattatcatggatcattgtatttgctgagaatagttaatcattcaaagttcttcatcaaataatattgctgtcactgtgcacaacattctcttggttctgctcacttcactatgcatcagttcatataagtatttccaggcctttctgatatcattctgtttgtcatttcttctgatGTAGTTTTAACAACAGAGCCGAGATAGCAGAGTAGAGAAGGCACTCACCCAGGCTCTCCTGGCATTACCcttcaaacaattttaaaataatgactgaCATAAAATTTTGGAGTAGCAGAACTAATAAAAGGTCATAGTGAGGCATTATTCCAACtcagacaacttaggaggttagAAAGAGAGATATGTGACACAGGGCCAGAGGCCATCCCAGAGCCCATGTGAATGAAATACCAATGGCAGGACCAGGTGGTGACAACAGAAGCAGCAGTAGCTTCCAAGTGTTCTCAAGCCAGAAACAATAAAGGGACCTGTTAATTGAtcagaagaaaattaaagggaCCACTGAGTTAATACTGGGTGTAGGATCACATGCTGTTTGGCACATCCATTGGCAATACCTGTTTTGGTGTCATatttcatagatagatagaagcaCTTTCAGTCAAGAGAGAGCAGAAGTCCTGAAGAGCAGTTTTGCTTTTGTTCATAAGGAATCAAGGACACTAAGGAACAGTATCATTTCCAGTCCAAAGGAAGCAGGCTTCTGAGAAGCAGTATTAGTTTTGGTCTCTAGGGATCAAAGACCCTAAGGAGTAGTATTTGATTGCAATCCCAAGGAATCAAGGGACCTTCCTGGGTAAGAACCAGCATACAGACTAGGAGAGCAATGACCACAGCTCTTcacagatcacaccaccttggaagcactgaaaatgtCCAAACCTCCAGACTGCTCTGAGTACATCACTTTGAATAagtctgaagcttgagacagtatcacctctgccccctgccccaatatAGGAACAAAGCCCAACAGTAGTATTAAGCTCAAAATCAAGAAATTGGGGggcaaaaattaacaaaaaaacaacaaaaatcctaaccataaaaagctactatagtgACAGGGGAGATCAAAATACACACCCAGGAgacaatgaatttaaaataattagctCTAAATAAAGCTTTGaggaaataatgggttttgggaggCCCAGAGGCCATCACTCacttgctggggggggggggggattatattaagattgattggattgactttgctgattgaatCACatggagttaacttgattggaaccatGCTTAACTGAAGGCCTGGCTTTCAgcggggtgtgttctctgaactctgacctcagcacattctgttcatgaaccaccctcaagtccaataaCCAATAGACtggaatgatgctagccaattagctttgatcagtgtggaAAAGCTGCCTCTTCTTAGAACCCAaaggaagcttccactctcagttagGCTCTCAGACGAACTCTTGGTTGAAGACTTGGAGGAAGAGGCAGGCTGAGctttaggctagataggccttttcttaactttctgtgccaagtgttctctctttactaatatctggtatgatttaataaatgcttaatgccccaacctggtgctaaagcttctaatttataagtaacaaatatattggaaagtccagctaattttccctaaacttgggacagaagtaaggcgaccacatatagttttaaatGCCACAAATCCTAATAGACAAgtgtgaattggacacaagcccaacaggATTTCCTGAAAGatcttaaaaaacatttttgaaaaaaaataaaagtggtaaaggaaaaaaataggtaaagaaatgagagtaaatgaataaaaatatcaaaagagaattaacagttaagtaaaagaggtaaaaaatactgaataaaataacaccttaaaaaacaaaattacccCCCCAAAAGGGTACAGAATCTTACTGAtgaaaatattccttaaaaatcaggGAAAAATGTACATAAACTCTCTTAattactctctctttcctttttatttcttttttgtttttgtggggcaatgagggttgtgacttgcccagaatcacactgctagtaagtgtcaagtgtctgaggctggatttgaactcaggtcctcctgaatacagggctggtttgttatccactgcaccacctagctaccctaaattactctcttaaaaattaaaattgtgcaAATGGTaactaatgactcaatgagacatcaagaaacaataaaacaaagtcaaaagaataaaaaaaggagaagaaaatatgaactctatcactggaaagaaaaacaaaataaaaacaaaaacaaaaaaaaaaacatgacatgGAAATTATTTTGAGGGATAATTAaaattggactccctgaaaaccatgagtacagaaagagcctagacattttAATTCAAGAAATTACCTAGATTAACTCTTGTAAATCATGAGTCCTCCATCTTGTCCTTGTGAAGTTCATTTTGtgagcccaaataaaagactttgCTTTGTCACCACAcaaatttcatcttctttaatTCAACCTCATTTgcaggaattttaaaattttgacacATCCAATCTAACTTCCAATGTGGCCCCAAAGGGTGCCTAGGTTCAGGTATGTTCTCCTAAAAGCATGACATTTGTTGTAACAGTACAagatattttatcaaatgctttgctgaatcTTGGTAAACTAAAGTTGCCTCATGTACCTTTTTGAAGTAATCCAGTCAAAATGGAAGTATTTGTCTAAtactttttccttctgtttagaattttattttccaaattacatgtaaaaacaaattttgacctaaattttttaaaactttgtgttccaacttctcttcctccctcccttcccaccccctgcccccaaagaactcaaacaattcaatataagttatacatgagtagtcatggaaaacatgtccacattagccaggttgtgagagaaaacagacaaaagctaaacttcaaattaaggaattattaaaaaaaaaattcttcagtctgttttttttttgataagaaatcaagatttattttccttcaagaatcttttccttctctattagaGCATCTGGGATAAAACTTAGGACCACTCTGTGGTAGTCCCTACCCACTCAGTGGCCTGAGCAGTAGGAGCCGCAGACCAGTCCTCGGTAGCAGGCTGAGCACTCCAGTCTTCAGTAGGGAACTGCTGAATGGGCACAGATGGCACCTGCACTCCCTCAGACCAATCAGCCACCTCTGGTTGAGCAGCAGTGAATTCTGGGGCAGGGGCAGTCCATTCACCCTGAAATTCCTCCTTTGTCACTGCCTTCTCAGCTGCGGcctgctcttccttctcaatctcctctgGATCCCTGTAGAAGTAAAGATCAGGCATCACTTCCCACGGGTGTTCACGGGAGATGGTACCACGCATACGTAGGACTTCACGGGCCAGCATCCACCACATCAGACCCACAGAGTGAGCTCCCTTGTTGTTGCATGGAATGGCAATGTCCACATAGCGAAGTGGAGAATCTGTGTTGCACAATGCAATGGTTGGGAGGTTAACATATGATGCTTCAGTCAGAGGCTGGTGATCTGCCCGAGGATCAGTGACCACCAAGAGACGAGGTTCCCGGAAAACTGCCTGAATCTGGTTAGTGAAGGTGCCCGGAGTGAAACGTCCAGCAATAGGTGTAGCACCAGTGGCAGCAGCAAATTTCAGAACAGCTCGCTGGCCAGTGTTCCTGGATGAGATAACACTAACATCAGCAGGGTTTTCAATGGCAACAATGGCACGAGCAGCGAGCAGAAGCTTTTCCCAAGTTCTCTTCAAATTAATGATGTAGATGCCATCACTCTTCCTTTTGTAGATGTACTGTTCCATCTGGAAGTCCAAATTAGTGCCACCCAAATGGGTTCCTGCAGCGAGGAATTTGAGGACATCCTCTTCCTTCATCTGCAAGACATCCAGGGCTCCGGACATTGTGGAAGTTTCCCTTTAAAGTTACGACGGAAACCGAGTACAACGCCGTATGGATCCCTCTTCTGGGTAGCGCGGAAAGGGCCAgtctgtttttagataccatcagttctttctctatagatggattccaatttttataagtccttcagagttatattggatcattgcattgctgaaaataaccatgtccttcccagaagatcattttacactattgctgttattttttacacagtgcatttcactctgcttcagctcatgtaggtctttccaggcttttctgatagcatcctgttcaccataacttttatatagtaccttaagcttggcaaagaattttcttcccagCAGAGCAGGTACCACACATTTTgtcattgtagtcaatcatcacaactatttccctccatcctattcccttcccatgatatttactctactttctatctccttttaccctaatcccactcaaaagtgttttgtttctgactgtctcctcccctcctctaccctcccttctttcacctttccctcctcatcctcttcccctcctactttcctgcagggttagatagattactcctcccaattttgtgtgtatgttattccctccttgagcccactctgatgagattaaggtctttgagctaattttgtgttctaaattttcttcctccctccctcctcaaccgtCCCTATGAAATGAAGCAagtcaatataagtcatacatgtgcagttaagcagaacatcttcaccttcctcaaaagtgtttttctttttactggcccctcccctaatctgaccttcctttcttcccaggatctattttccaggtcagctttttttccaaggagatatttcatattgctctctattttttttattcatttggatttgctttattgtatcttgctttctcataaagttactagcttccatttgttcaatcctagttcttaggtaatgattttcttcagatagctttttttatctcctttcccatttgccttttcaagctgttgacttttttctcgtgACTCAATTGCATtggtctcatttctctttccattctttcctccacctctctaaatctcccTTCTATATCTTCTACTTTctcctcaaagtcccttttgagtgcttccatggtctaagaccaattcatatttttcttggaaactttggatgtaggggccctgaggttgctatcctcttctgagggtatacctcgatcttccttgttgttAAAGAAAGTTTCTATAGTTCTCcactttctttgcttcctcatattgtcttcttttgtgtgacttttaactccctcttacagtggggccctacttctaaGCTACACTGTCTCAGGTTTCAGAGTGTCCCAGGTCTTTTCAGTTCGAGGGAGGGCATGTATTTCTCTTgcctagcctgttctctggtctgaagataacttcaatccaacttgctaattaaccagccagtaaaactttgtgtgctatggttctTAGCtatgatgagcctgtgcccctccccttcctgggcctcctgccaatcatgatttcttcctgttttcttGCTTGGATGGTGTAGCTGAATCTGCagacatggggacagctaggtggcatagtggataaagcaccagccctggattcaggaggacctgagttcaaattggactcagacaattgacactacctttgtgaccctgggcaagtcactcatcactcattgccccaccagaaaaacaaaacaaaaacaaacaaaaaagaatctgcaGACACTGCTGTATTTTCCACCCctcagccagctgttcagccctctcacctgaccagaGGCTTAGTTCCTGAAGACACaggtgctgtagctgatttggaggctgtgaggtaaatttctctggtgcagcctgcctggggattGTGTTGGCACAATCACGTGATTGGACTCTTCTTACAGTCCAGCATagccccctctaagctgtctttggctggaaaataatctcagcccagctttttatgggttttgctgctctaggggttgttttatggctgttttggggggtaattgtgtcaggagctctgtgtgtttaatatctttcctccaccatcttggctctgccctctcaTGCCCTTGGTTTTCTAAACCACAGTCATTTCTAGATAATACTCCATCTCACTCCCCCCATCCTTCCTGATAAGACTAGTTCCCCTATTATTCACATACTAATATCACCACTCTCCTCTTTTAAAACACACATCCCTttagtttcttcctttctaaccacaacaaattaaaatttttaattctgTCCTCCTCTCTGTCATAGTAACTACTTTGTGAAACTCCAACTGCCTTATCAGCTTTTCCCAGGAAGGCTAATTTACTAAGAGTTCTTGAGATAGTACCTACTACAAAGTGATTTACAatgttttccttcttcattttctcctcaatAGTACCCCTTAAGACAGCTCATgttattctttacatttttcatattattcaAAAAACCAGTCCAAGGCCAATCTCTTCCACAAAGCCTTTTCAGATTAGAGAGACAATTTGTAGTACAATGAGAGAGAATgccatttggaatcagaagagcaAGTTTTAAATCCTAGCTTTTTCGttactgcctctgtgaccttgggcaagtcattgaatctcttGACACCAgtttctacatttttaaaattaaatgattcCTCTATGCaacctctaagaccccttccatcTTGAAAGTTATGATCTTGTGATCTTACTGTTTCTATTTAGTTATCATGCAGTTATTGCTATGAACCAATTATATCCATGAAGAGACCGAATCAAAAGTTTATGCTTATGTTTTTTTCTGCCAAAAATTGTTTATTAAAATGATGGCTGCATTTAAGAGACTGTTAATATCTTAAATGTTAACATTTAATGCATTGCAAAGTGATACATTATGCTTTTGTTACCAATGTTAATTTTGAAAAGTATCCCTTCAATAAGTTAATTAAATCATTGTAATGTTtaaggggcagggggcagctaggtggcgtagtgaataatgcaccgggcctagattcagggcgacttgagttcaaatccagcctcagacatttgacacttactagctgtgtgaccttgggcaagtcacttaaccctcattgccccacaggggaaaaaatttttaaggtgttgggaaagggaacaagcatttattaatgtaaaaagtgtgataagtgctttacaatattatctcactCAATCCTCTTAACAATATTggatcattatccccatttttcagttaaaGAACCCAGAATAGataaagataaagtgacttgtccagcatcacacagctagtaagtgtttgaggctagatttaaatttagcacttcctgattccaggcccagcactctattcttATTTAGCTGCTTTTAACATGAAAGAAAATCAGACTTTAATGAGGAGAGGCTGCCTGGCTGGTGCCTATAGTGCTGGACTTGGTTTTAGGAATATTTGCTGCAGTATTTGCTATGTCATCCTTTCCatgtcatttaatgtctttcagtctcaatttcctcatctgtaaaatggggataataaaaattataacacctatcaggattgttgtaaaaatcaaatgtgCTATCTGAttacttcttagaatccttgtTTTCTTCAAATCTAAGTTTCAATTCTATCTCCTATGTGCTTTTTCCTTTGATTCCTAGAGTTGCTGGTACTTCACatccccaaattaccttgtatttattttctatgtatttgtatataattatttgtgtatatattgcctcctctgatagaatgtaaactcctagaggcagggagtattttatttttgtcaccccctccccaccccagtgattaacacagtgcctagaacctagtgggagcttaataaatgtttgttgtttggtttATTGATAGTCAAATTCATTTATTAactgtctactatgtaccaggcattgtgctaggcacttgggTACAAAGAcaatcttccccccaccccaaataaaacaaaacaaaataaaaaccaaagaaaacaagCAGTCCCTGCTTCCAAAATACTTGCAGTTCAATGAGGGTGGTAGAAGAGGTAACTTGTAAAAAAACTATTTACAAGTATGACATATACAGGAGAAACCAAGATGTTGTTGttggttcttcattctcaaagatgaccatgacatcagggtgatgtcatgatttgtagtgaatttgatttaagtgaagaaggactatgcaaggtcaccaacctcactcttttctccagagtcatctggtaTAGTGGATATATATATGAAAcgagtgctaccaacctgctgagaaaaaTATTGCAGGGAAACtacgccatgaggagaaagcatgaggtgacctctGGAGGTtacaaaggtcagattggcatcaggaagtgatcttctgggagaagccagaGGGAAGTTAGTGTCTTTCAGTTTCAGACTTGGGGCTTGGCGGGAGAATGGATGCTGGCTCTTAGATAGTTAGACAAAGGCTAGtttacctttctttctctatcttcactaacttctaatacacttaaaaaaaaatttttttttcagggtaacgggggttaagtgacttgaccatggtcacacagctagtaagtgtcaagtgtttgaggcaggatttgaactcaggtcttcctgaatccagggctggtgctttatccactgtgctaatacactttaataaatacttaaaaggctaaactcttgctaaagcttctaatttaaggtgaccactcattagattttagatatcacagctagaattttagaccttacatatattaggatggctggagatggtaccagatattttaaggaaattggggttaagtgattgtgcagggtcacatagctagtaagtctctgaagtgagatttgaattcaagtcctcccaacttcaggctcagtgctctatccattgcacctgagaaatcaaaataattaatagagggaagccACTGAAATTAATATGGACTGTGAATGAATTCTTGTAGAATATGAGACTAGCTGAATCCTAAAGGAAACCAGTAAAAATAATTACCAACCTTAAAGGACTACATacattttggttatttttctttaaataaggtTAGAAAAATAGCACCAACATAGGCATAATCTACTCAAaagtgatattctggaaggcaaaggaactcggattacaaccatgaatcaactacccagcaagaTTGAGCtttatttttcaggggaaaaggcactcaatagacattcaatgaaatagaggactatcaagatttcctgatgaaaagactagaaccgaacagaaaatttgatcttcaaacagaagactcaagaaaagtataaaaaggtacacagaaaaacaaaaacaaaatatgtttttcaataaagttaaactgttcacatccatacatgggaagataatacttgtaatttgagaactgtatctctatttgggcagataagAATATATACATAGAGTATATTGTtataaattgattttgatgtCATGTCATAAAAAATGGAGTGAAAAAAGGAGTatacagggagaagaggaaaggggaggtgaaatggattaaattacatcacatgaagaggtacaaaagacctattacaaaagagataaagaactgaagggtaaacattgtttcaaccttactgtcattggatttggctcaaagagggaataacatatacactcatttggataaagaaatttatgtTACTGTATGGGGGAGTTGAAGggcaaggggaaaggggggggggttgctgatagaagggaagtcagaagtaggaaaggaaagggaaattaatATAGGTATAATCTTGCCTGAGAGAGGGAATATTTAAATTCCCAAAACATTCCCAAGagttttttttcctaaatcaaAAATATAGGAAAACCACACATGACTAGCACAATTTAAAAATACCTTTGTTTGTTGGAATGAAGCTGATGACAATGATAAAATTATAATAGGAgggcaaaaaccaaaaccaaaatcttATCCTTTCTATctcataatttataatttatatatttaatcatttatatttttccaaaatgtaaaattcctttttttctcttcactaGATCCAGGCATCAAGATGTTTAGATATTGATGTACTTAAGTAAAATATCTAACATGCTATGACAGTACTTAGCTCTCATATTGTGCAGGTATTGGATattgtgttcttttcatttatttcagactcttcaaatacttgaacacctGAGCTTCCTATGAGTAGGGTTTCTTCCTTTTATGCCATGTAGTCAGGCCCTAGAACCACTGAAAGGATGTCAAATGCCATTTTGGAGCAGATGGATAGTTAACATTTATTCAGAGAAGCAGGATGGAGCAATGGAACAAATTTGGTATTCACAATCAAAAGGTTTAGCTAGGTTTGAGTTCTGGACCAATCTCTTATTAGCTTTGACCTTGATTAAATTATGTCTCCTCTTGGATGCTGTTTTTTATCAAAAAGGGGGCAATAATACTTGTAGTATCTACCCAAGATATTCTTTTGAGAGTCAAatgataaaatgtatatatattatttacaCATCTGAATTGTTAAtgcttaggtggtacagtggattgagtgctgggctgaaagtcaggaatacctgagtacaaatttggcctcagatgcttactagctatgtgaccctgggcaagtcacttaacttctatttgcttcagttccctcatctataaaatggggacaataataacacctacttcccaaagttgtgagaatcaaatgaaataatatttgtaaagtgctcagcacagtgcttgccatagagtaagtgctatataacatagccactgctgctgcttttgttatttattattacttttattaaatTGTTTTGGAAGAAGTGAGTTAACTTTTTCAAGCCATCATCAGAATTGTGGCCCATTTTCCACTCTATGTGAAGAATCCTTTCGTACTTGTATAAATCTGTGTTTAATTAGCATTGTCCTTGAACCTGTTAACAAAGAAGCAAGGACTCAATGGAGAGGGAACTTTTAATATCCTCTCACTTTACAAGTAGTCCTGTGGAAAGAAGCAGCATTGGAGTacgtgtacatatgtatgcagtTAGTGTGAGGCAGTAGGCACATCCTTTGCTATTCCATACCTGCCTTCTGGGTTAATAGAGGGCTTACTTATTTAGAACTGTCAAGTGAGCATCTTTTACAGGCATTAGACCTATTTCAGAAGAGGGTAAAAGACCAGAGAATGCAGTTTTTATATAGTCCTATCCTCTCACTGCACATAATTACTTAGGGATTTTGAGATTGTTCTTTCATCATTTACATGCATATGTCACAAAACTGTGCACCCAATTAATTGAAGGATAACATGGATCCAAGTTAGGCAAATTGCAAAGCTTTCCCTTCAGTTTGTTTCATTAGTGTTATGCATACTGCACTTATTTATAGTCACTATAGATTTTTCCAAACACCAAATTTCTTATTATTAATCAAGCTTTTCAGTCCTCTCTTTCCATTCATAATAAATAATTcttgagttgttttattttttctttctcttttctcattctcatGGCTACATCTTCCtgttttaagcatttttaaacCCTTTCTTCAGTGCCTGTTATGTCACTTCTTTCTCTCCAAATGTAATGAAACTTCTCTTTCCTCAGTACAATAATATGGGTTTCATGGAACCCG is part of the Dromiciops gliroides isolate mDroGli1 chromosome 4, mDroGli1.pri, whole genome shotgun sequence genome and encodes:
- the LOC122726236 gene encoding 40S ribosomal protein SA-like, with amino-acid sequence MSGALDVLQMKEEDVLKFLAAGTHLGGTNLDFQMEQYIYKRKSDGIYIINLKRTWEKLLLAARAIVAIENPADVSVISSRNTGQRAVLKFAAATGATPIAGRFTPGTFTNQIQAVFREPRLLVVTDPRADHQPLTEASYVNLPTIALCNTDSPLRYVDIAIPCNNKGAHSVGLMWWMLAREVLRMRGTISREHPWEVMPDLYFYRDPEEIEKEEQAAAEKAVTKEEFQGEWTAPAPEFTAAQPEVADWSEGVQVPSVPIQQFPTEDWSAQPATEDWSAAPTAQATEWVGTTTEWS